One stretch of Tribolium castaneum strain GA2 chromosome 5, icTriCast1.1, whole genome shotgun sequence DNA includes these proteins:
- the La gene encoding la protein homolog has protein sequence MASELENKIIRQIEYYFGDINLPRDKFMQEKLKEDEGWISLEVLLTFKRLASLSEDPAVIAAAVEKAENGLVEVSEDKKKIRRNPDLPLPELNDARKKELMERTAYAKGFPLDETLNDIMSFMEQHGPIESCHRRSNKDHTFKGSCFIIFKDKEACKKFIELESLKYKDTELIRKWQSDYFAEKKKAYEERVKSKKDKKQAKIDEKAKQLEYPKGATIYFSNIPEGKSLTREEIKEKVKEVDDSVTISYIDFSKGDLEGHFRCSAENAAVEFLKKLTDGELEIGDIKLKLKALEGTEEEEYLKKTAEAVTKMREKAKFGKGRKRKGQYHNNGREAKSKKTE, from the exons ATGGCTTCGGAGTTAGAGAACAAAATAATTCGGCAAATCGAATATTACTTCGGAGACATCAATTTGCCACGTGATAAATTCATGCAAGAAAAGCTGAAAGAAGACGAGGGTTGGATATCTCTGGAGGTGTTACTGACTTTCAAGCGCCTTGCCAGTCTTTCCGAAGACCCTGCAGTGATAGCCGCAGCCGTGGAAAAGGCCGAAAATGGCCTGGTTGAGGTTAGTGaagacaagaaaaaaatacggaGAAATCCGGATTTGCCCTTGCCAGAGTTGAACGATGCTCGAAAAAAGGAGCTAATGGAGCGCACAG CTTACGCTAAAGGTTTCCCTCTGGACGAGACTTTGAACGACATAATGAGCTTTATGGAGCAGCATGGCCCCATCGAATCGTGTCATCGCAGGTCCAATAAAGACCATACCTTCAAGGGATcgtgttttataattttcaaggACAAGGAAGCTTGCAAGAAGTTTATTGAGCTTGAAAGTCTCAAGTATAAAGACACTGAACTGATCCGGAAATGGCAGAGTGATTACTTTGCCGAAAAGAAGAAAGCGTATGAAGAACGCGTCAAGTCTAAAAAGGATAAAAAGCAAGCGAAAATTGATGAAAAGGCCAAGCAGCTTGAGTACCCCAAAGGGGCTACGatctatttttcaaatatcccCGAAGGCAAGTCACTGACACGCGAAGAAATTAAGGAAAAGGTCAAAGAGGTTGATGACAGCGTCACAATTTCGTATATAGACTTCAGTAAAGGGGATCTTGAGGGACACTTCAGGTGTTCGGCGGAAAATGCCGCtgtggaatttttaaagaaactcACAGATGGTGAATTGGAAATCGGCGACATAAAGTTGAAACTTAAGGCCTTGGAAGGGACTGAAGAGGAGGAATATTTGAAGAAGACTGCAGAAGCGGTTACGAAAATGAGGGAAAAGGCCAAGTTCGGAAAAGGCAGAAAGAGGAAGGGACAGTATCACAATAATGGCAGGGAAGCCAAATCTAAGAAAACAGAGTAA